One genomic window of Diospyros lotus cultivar Yz01 chromosome 8, ASM1463336v1, whole genome shotgun sequence includes the following:
- the LOC127807235 gene encoding synaptonemal complex protein 1-like isoform X1: MNKLTGLSSMKSLDHLKSLSGCAAGATKTYSISSRPSESIAYGSFANLKITAEKLIKEQASAKTDLEFAHSKLKKLTEHIHVLEEKLQNAFNENAKLKVKQKEDEKLWKGLESKFTSTKTLCDQLTETLQCLASQVQDAEKDKEFFEDNLSSNAAALDNFHDEIKTLSLRLESSEETARNREKELKEISIEKDEKEKYFRDEQGKAANLMKEKDDTIKNLEATVAANRLDIESLNSKGAELLFDLRSKEDDLKHLRISEETLEKEKSDLLSRNEHFAAKLEEALQEMKNLGGFANLMATKFNELDKQSLTFSDSAVQLISLYDSYFKLVQEEKHLASGCARKKYDQFHSQLLHITSEKDALQLVNQELNNKISELLRVQETVMVQHAEEGRLSEERIRRLESDAESLLSKKSVVELLVTKLEEKINTLSESLRLSENRMQDLLSKISALESESKDSKEKLQEEIQNKAEEVDILQREIEKYKNNVDLLDKQVSRLQTIVEEKEQLILQYKYREMQLQDHKAEADALLADTEGKLAEARKQYDLMVESKQLELSRHLKELSQKNDQAINDIRRKFEVEKMESINIEKEKADNAVQEIERKYDQKLSECKEESRQYLMRLQEEQAVLVTRIQQEHDMKELNLKSNHIEEIKRVQLQSENELREKITQLRNEHEVQLKAMRYQHEDECRKLQEELEIQKSKEDKQRALLQLQWRVMSDNPQEDQEVNSKKNNSALSTKTRNSDSGRRSQLAVVREKNDVEVSSPYVRATQEPVSNLLKKVEKVNTGSMMSIPKHSRKVTHHEYEVETSNGRTITKRRKTKSTVMFGDPRKHKRGTPRINNPRVSRKGTKGGNSHPSNIGDLFTEGSLNPYADDPYAFD, translated from the exons ATGAATAAGCTGACGGGATTGTCAAGCATGAAGAGCTTGGATCATTTAAAATCCTTGTCAGGATGTGCTGCAGGAGCGACCAAAACCTACTCGATTTCCTCGCGGCCGTCAGAATCAATCGCATATGGAAGTTTTGCTAATTTGAAGATTACTGCAG AGAAACTAATTAAAGAACAAGCTTCTGCAAAAACCGATCTCGAATTTGCG CATTCTAAGTTGAAGAAATTAACCGAGCATATTCATGTCTTGGAGGAGAAATTGCAGAATGCCTTTAATGAGAATGCGAAACTCAAAGTGAAGCAGAAAGAAGACGAGAAGCTTTGGAAAGGACTGGAATCTAAATTCACTTCAACAAAGACTTTATGTGATCAATTAACTGAAACCTTACAGTGCCTTGCCAGTCAGGTTCAAGATG CCGAGAAAGATAAGGAATTTTTTGAAGATAATCTCTCTTCCAATGCTGCAGCCCTCGACAATTTTCATGATGAGATAAAGACGTTGTCTCTGAGATTAGAGTCTTCAGAGGAAACAGCTAGAAACC GTGAAAAAGAGTTGAAAGAAATCAGCATTGAAAAGGATGAGAAGGAGAAATATTTCAGAGACGAACAGGGAAAGGCAGCTAATCTCATGAAGGAAAAAG ATGATACAATCAAGAATTTGGAGGCAACAGTAGCAGCTAATAGGTTGGATATTGAGAGCTTAAACTCAAAGGGGGCAGAGTTGCTTTTTGATTTGAGATCAAAGGAAGATGACCTAAAACACTTGAGAATCTCAGAGGAGACcttggagaaagaaaagagtgatCTTCTATCTAGAAATGAACACTTTGCTGCAAAATTAGAAGAGGCTCTCCAAGAGATGAAGAACCTTGGAGGTTTTGCGAACCTGATGGCTACAAAATTCAATGAACTGGATAAACAAAGTTTGACATTTTCTGACAGTGCTGTTCAGCTAATATCTTTGTATGATTCTTATTTTAAGTTGGTTCAGGAAGAGAAGCACCTTGCTTCTGGGTGTGCTAggaaaaaatatgatcaattccACAGTCAGTTATTGCACATTACATCAGAAAAAGATGCTCTACAGTTGGTAAATCAGGAGTTGAACAATAAGATTTCTGAACTTTTGAGAGTTCAAGAAACTGTAATGGTACAGCATGCAGAGGAAGGCCGCTTATCAGAAGAGAGAATACGGAGATTGGAATCTGACGCAGAAAGTCTTCTTTCAAAGAAATCCGTAGTGGAATTGTTGGTTACTAAGTTAGAGGAGAAAATAAACACTTTATCAGAAAGTTTAAGATTGTCTGAGAATAGAATG CAAGATttgctttcaaaaatttcagcaTTGGAGTCTGAGAGCAAAGATTCTAAAGAAAAACTGCAGGAAGAGATACAGAACAAAGCAGAAGAAGTGGATATTTTGCAACGGGAGATTGAGAAGTATAAGAATAATGTAGATTTACTGGACAAGCAAGTTAGCCGGCTTCAAACAATCGTAGAGGAGAAAGAACAGCTTATTCTCCAATATAAGTACAGAGAGATGCAGCTGCAAGATCATAAGGCAGAG GCAGATGCATTGCTGGCTGATACTGAAGGAAAACTTGCAGAAGCAAGGAAACAATATGATCTGATGGTTGAAAGTAAACAATTAGAATTGTCGAGGCATTTGAAAGAATTGTCTCAGAAAAATGATCAG GCAATTAATGATATCAGGAGAAAGTTCGAGGTTGAGAAGATGGAGAGCATTaatattgagaaagaaaag GCTGATAATGCTGttcaagaaattgaaagaaaatatgaCCAAAAGCTTTCAGAATGCAAGGAAGAATCACGGCAGTATCTGATGCGCTTACAGGAGGAGCAAGCTGTTTTG GTTACTCGCATACAGCAGGAGCATGATATGAAGGAATTAAACCTTAAATCCAACCACATTGAAGAGATAAAACGTGTTCAACTTCAATCTGAAAATGAGTTGAGAGAG AAAATAACGCAACTCAGGAATGAACATGAGGTTCAGTTAAAGGCAATGAGGTATCAGCATGAAGATGAGTGCAGGAAACTTCAAGAAGAGTTGGAAATCCAGAAATCCAAA GAAGACAAGCAAAGGGCATTGCTGCAATTGCAGTGGAGAGTAATGAGTGACAACCCACAAGAGGACCAAGAAGTAAATTCGAAAAAG AATAATTCTGCTTTATCAACCAAGACTAGAAATTCTGATAGTGGCAGAAGAAGTCAGCTTGCTGTTGTTAGAGAGAAGAATGATGTTGAGGTG AGTTCTCCTTATGTACGAGCAACACAGGAACCAGTGTCAAATTTGTTGAAGAAAGTGGAAAAGGTGAACACTGGAAGCATGATGAGTATTCCTAAGCATAGTAGGAAG GTAACACACCATGAGTATGAAGTTGAAACATCTAATGGCAGGACAATAACAAAgcgaagaaaaacaaaaagtacAGTTATGTTTGGG GACCCAAGAAAACATAAGAGAGGAACACCAAGAATCAATAACCCCAGAGTGTCACGCAAG GGAACGAAAGGAGGGAATTCACATCCTTCCAACATAGGTGATCTGTTCACAGAAGGATCTCTGAATCCATATGCAGATGATCCTTATGCATTTGATTAG
- the LOC127807235 gene encoding synaptonemal complex protein 1-like isoform X2, translating to MNKLTGLSSMKSLDHLKSLSGCAAGATKTYSISSRPSESIAYGSFANLKITAEKLIKEQASAKTDLEFAHSKLKKLTEHIHVLEEKLQNAFNENAKLKVKQKEDEKLWKGLESKFTSTKTLCDQLTETLQCLASQVQDAEKDKEFFEDNLSSNAAALDNFHDEIKTLSLRLESSEETARNREKELKEISIEKDEKEKYFRDEQGKAANLMKEKDDTIKNLEATVAANRLDIESLNSKGAELLFDLRSKEDDLKHLRISEETLEKEKSDLLSRNEHFAAKLEEALQEMKNLGGFANLMATKFNELDKQSLTFSDSAVQLISLYDSYFKLVQEEKHLASGCARKKYDQFHSQLLHITSEKDALQLVNQELNNKISELLRVQETVMVQHAEEGRLSEERIRRLESDAESLLSKKSVVELLVTKLEEKINTLSESLRLSENRMQDLLSKISALESESKDSKEKLQEEIQNKAEEVDILQREIEKYKNNVDLLDKQVSRLQTIVEEKEQLILQYKYREMQLQDHKAEADALLADTEGKLAEARKQYDLMVESKQLELSRHLKELSQKNDQAINDIRRKFEVEKMESINIEKEKADNAVQEIERKYDQKLSECKEESRQYLMRLQEEQAVLVTRIQQEHDMKELNLKSNHIEEIKRVQLQSENELREKITQLRNEHEVQLKAMRYQHEDECRKLQEELEIQKSKEDKQRALLQLQWRVMSDNPQEDQEVNSKKNNSALSTKTRNSDSGRRSQLAVVREKNDVESSPYVRATQEPVSNLLKKVEKVNTGSMMSIPKHSRKVTHHEYEVETSNGRTITKRRKTKSTVMFGDPRKHKRGTPRINNPRVSRKGTKGGNSHPSNIGDLFTEGSLNPYADDPYAFD from the exons ATGAATAAGCTGACGGGATTGTCAAGCATGAAGAGCTTGGATCATTTAAAATCCTTGTCAGGATGTGCTGCAGGAGCGACCAAAACCTACTCGATTTCCTCGCGGCCGTCAGAATCAATCGCATATGGAAGTTTTGCTAATTTGAAGATTACTGCAG AGAAACTAATTAAAGAACAAGCTTCTGCAAAAACCGATCTCGAATTTGCG CATTCTAAGTTGAAGAAATTAACCGAGCATATTCATGTCTTGGAGGAGAAATTGCAGAATGCCTTTAATGAGAATGCGAAACTCAAAGTGAAGCAGAAAGAAGACGAGAAGCTTTGGAAAGGACTGGAATCTAAATTCACTTCAACAAAGACTTTATGTGATCAATTAACTGAAACCTTACAGTGCCTTGCCAGTCAGGTTCAAGATG CCGAGAAAGATAAGGAATTTTTTGAAGATAATCTCTCTTCCAATGCTGCAGCCCTCGACAATTTTCATGATGAGATAAAGACGTTGTCTCTGAGATTAGAGTCTTCAGAGGAAACAGCTAGAAACC GTGAAAAAGAGTTGAAAGAAATCAGCATTGAAAAGGATGAGAAGGAGAAATATTTCAGAGACGAACAGGGAAAGGCAGCTAATCTCATGAAGGAAAAAG ATGATACAATCAAGAATTTGGAGGCAACAGTAGCAGCTAATAGGTTGGATATTGAGAGCTTAAACTCAAAGGGGGCAGAGTTGCTTTTTGATTTGAGATCAAAGGAAGATGACCTAAAACACTTGAGAATCTCAGAGGAGACcttggagaaagaaaagagtgatCTTCTATCTAGAAATGAACACTTTGCTGCAAAATTAGAAGAGGCTCTCCAAGAGATGAAGAACCTTGGAGGTTTTGCGAACCTGATGGCTACAAAATTCAATGAACTGGATAAACAAAGTTTGACATTTTCTGACAGTGCTGTTCAGCTAATATCTTTGTATGATTCTTATTTTAAGTTGGTTCAGGAAGAGAAGCACCTTGCTTCTGGGTGTGCTAggaaaaaatatgatcaattccACAGTCAGTTATTGCACATTACATCAGAAAAAGATGCTCTACAGTTGGTAAATCAGGAGTTGAACAATAAGATTTCTGAACTTTTGAGAGTTCAAGAAACTGTAATGGTACAGCATGCAGAGGAAGGCCGCTTATCAGAAGAGAGAATACGGAGATTGGAATCTGACGCAGAAAGTCTTCTTTCAAAGAAATCCGTAGTGGAATTGTTGGTTACTAAGTTAGAGGAGAAAATAAACACTTTATCAGAAAGTTTAAGATTGTCTGAGAATAGAATG CAAGATttgctttcaaaaatttcagcaTTGGAGTCTGAGAGCAAAGATTCTAAAGAAAAACTGCAGGAAGAGATACAGAACAAAGCAGAAGAAGTGGATATTTTGCAACGGGAGATTGAGAAGTATAAGAATAATGTAGATTTACTGGACAAGCAAGTTAGCCGGCTTCAAACAATCGTAGAGGAGAAAGAACAGCTTATTCTCCAATATAAGTACAGAGAGATGCAGCTGCAAGATCATAAGGCAGAG GCAGATGCATTGCTGGCTGATACTGAAGGAAAACTTGCAGAAGCAAGGAAACAATATGATCTGATGGTTGAAAGTAAACAATTAGAATTGTCGAGGCATTTGAAAGAATTGTCTCAGAAAAATGATCAG GCAATTAATGATATCAGGAGAAAGTTCGAGGTTGAGAAGATGGAGAGCATTaatattgagaaagaaaag GCTGATAATGCTGttcaagaaattgaaagaaaatatgaCCAAAAGCTTTCAGAATGCAAGGAAGAATCACGGCAGTATCTGATGCGCTTACAGGAGGAGCAAGCTGTTTTG GTTACTCGCATACAGCAGGAGCATGATATGAAGGAATTAAACCTTAAATCCAACCACATTGAAGAGATAAAACGTGTTCAACTTCAATCTGAAAATGAGTTGAGAGAG AAAATAACGCAACTCAGGAATGAACATGAGGTTCAGTTAAAGGCAATGAGGTATCAGCATGAAGATGAGTGCAGGAAACTTCAAGAAGAGTTGGAAATCCAGAAATCCAAA GAAGACAAGCAAAGGGCATTGCTGCAATTGCAGTGGAGAGTAATGAGTGACAACCCACAAGAGGACCAAGAAGTAAATTCGAAAAAG AATAATTCTGCTTTATCAACCAAGACTAGAAATTCTGATAGTGGCAGAAGAAGTCAGCTTGCTGTTGTTAGAGAGAAGAATGATGTTGAG AGTTCTCCTTATGTACGAGCAACACAGGAACCAGTGTCAAATTTGTTGAAGAAAGTGGAAAAGGTGAACACTGGAAGCATGATGAGTATTCCTAAGCATAGTAGGAAG GTAACACACCATGAGTATGAAGTTGAAACATCTAATGGCAGGACAATAACAAAgcgaagaaaaacaaaaagtacAGTTATGTTTGGG GACCCAAGAAAACATAAGAGAGGAACACCAAGAATCAATAACCCCAGAGTGTCACGCAAG GGAACGAAAGGAGGGAATTCACATCCTTCCAACATAGGTGATCTGTTCACAGAAGGATCTCTGAATCCATATGCAGATGATCCTTATGCATTTGATTAG
- the LOC127807235 gene encoding synaptonemal complex protein 1-like isoform X3 has protein sequence MNKLTGLSSMKSLDHLKSLSGCAAGATKTYSISSRPSESIAYGSFANLKITAEKLIKEQASAKTDLEFAHSKLKKLTEHIHVLEEKLQNAFNENAKLKVKQKEDEKLWKGLESKFTSTKTLCDQLTETLQCLASQVQDAEKDKEFFEDNLSSNAAALDNFHDEIKTLSLRLESSEETARNREKELKEISIEKDEKEKYFRDEQGKAANLMKEKDDTIKNLEATVAANRLDIESLNSKGAELLFDLRSKEDDLKHLRISEETLEKEKSDLLSRNEHFAAKLEEALQEMKNLGGFANLMATKFNELDKQSLTFSDSAVQLISLYDSYFKLVQEEKHLASGCARKKYDQFHSQLLHITSEKDALQLVNQELNNKISELLRVQETVMVQHAEEGRLSEERIRRLESDAESLLSKKSVVELLVTKLEEKINTLSESLRLSENRMQDLLSKISALESESKDSKEKLQEEIQNKAEEVDILQREIEKYKNNVDLLDKQVSRLQTIVEEKEQLILQYKYREMQLQDHKAEADALLADTEGKLAEARKQYDLMVESKQLELSRHLKELSQKNDQAINDIRRKFEVEKMESINIEKEKADNAVQEIERKYDQKLSECKEESRQYLMRLQEEQAVLKITQLRNEHEVQLKAMRYQHEDECRKLQEELEIQKSKEDKQRALLQLQWRVMSDNPQEDQEVNSKKNNSALSTKTRNSDSGRRSQLAVVREKNDVEVSSPYVRATQEPVSNLLKKVEKVNTGSMMSIPKHSRKVTHHEYEVETSNGRTITKRRKTKSTVMFGDPRKHKRGTPRINNPRVSRKGTKGGNSHPSNIGDLFTEGSLNPYADDPYAFD, from the exons ATGAATAAGCTGACGGGATTGTCAAGCATGAAGAGCTTGGATCATTTAAAATCCTTGTCAGGATGTGCTGCAGGAGCGACCAAAACCTACTCGATTTCCTCGCGGCCGTCAGAATCAATCGCATATGGAAGTTTTGCTAATTTGAAGATTACTGCAG AGAAACTAATTAAAGAACAAGCTTCTGCAAAAACCGATCTCGAATTTGCG CATTCTAAGTTGAAGAAATTAACCGAGCATATTCATGTCTTGGAGGAGAAATTGCAGAATGCCTTTAATGAGAATGCGAAACTCAAAGTGAAGCAGAAAGAAGACGAGAAGCTTTGGAAAGGACTGGAATCTAAATTCACTTCAACAAAGACTTTATGTGATCAATTAACTGAAACCTTACAGTGCCTTGCCAGTCAGGTTCAAGATG CCGAGAAAGATAAGGAATTTTTTGAAGATAATCTCTCTTCCAATGCTGCAGCCCTCGACAATTTTCATGATGAGATAAAGACGTTGTCTCTGAGATTAGAGTCTTCAGAGGAAACAGCTAGAAACC GTGAAAAAGAGTTGAAAGAAATCAGCATTGAAAAGGATGAGAAGGAGAAATATTTCAGAGACGAACAGGGAAAGGCAGCTAATCTCATGAAGGAAAAAG ATGATACAATCAAGAATTTGGAGGCAACAGTAGCAGCTAATAGGTTGGATATTGAGAGCTTAAACTCAAAGGGGGCAGAGTTGCTTTTTGATTTGAGATCAAAGGAAGATGACCTAAAACACTTGAGAATCTCAGAGGAGACcttggagaaagaaaagagtgatCTTCTATCTAGAAATGAACACTTTGCTGCAAAATTAGAAGAGGCTCTCCAAGAGATGAAGAACCTTGGAGGTTTTGCGAACCTGATGGCTACAAAATTCAATGAACTGGATAAACAAAGTTTGACATTTTCTGACAGTGCTGTTCAGCTAATATCTTTGTATGATTCTTATTTTAAGTTGGTTCAGGAAGAGAAGCACCTTGCTTCTGGGTGTGCTAggaaaaaatatgatcaattccACAGTCAGTTATTGCACATTACATCAGAAAAAGATGCTCTACAGTTGGTAAATCAGGAGTTGAACAATAAGATTTCTGAACTTTTGAGAGTTCAAGAAACTGTAATGGTACAGCATGCAGAGGAAGGCCGCTTATCAGAAGAGAGAATACGGAGATTGGAATCTGACGCAGAAAGTCTTCTTTCAAAGAAATCCGTAGTGGAATTGTTGGTTACTAAGTTAGAGGAGAAAATAAACACTTTATCAGAAAGTTTAAGATTGTCTGAGAATAGAATG CAAGATttgctttcaaaaatttcagcaTTGGAGTCTGAGAGCAAAGATTCTAAAGAAAAACTGCAGGAAGAGATACAGAACAAAGCAGAAGAAGTGGATATTTTGCAACGGGAGATTGAGAAGTATAAGAATAATGTAGATTTACTGGACAAGCAAGTTAGCCGGCTTCAAACAATCGTAGAGGAGAAAGAACAGCTTATTCTCCAATATAAGTACAGAGAGATGCAGCTGCAAGATCATAAGGCAGAG GCAGATGCATTGCTGGCTGATACTGAAGGAAAACTTGCAGAAGCAAGGAAACAATATGATCTGATGGTTGAAAGTAAACAATTAGAATTGTCGAGGCATTTGAAAGAATTGTCTCAGAAAAATGATCAG GCAATTAATGATATCAGGAGAAAGTTCGAGGTTGAGAAGATGGAGAGCATTaatattgagaaagaaaag GCTGATAATGCTGttcaagaaattgaaagaaaatatgaCCAAAAGCTTTCAGAATGCAAGGAAGAATCACGGCAGTATCTGATGCGCTTACAGGAGGAGCAAGCTGTTTTG AAAATAACGCAACTCAGGAATGAACATGAGGTTCAGTTAAAGGCAATGAGGTATCAGCATGAAGATGAGTGCAGGAAACTTCAAGAAGAGTTGGAAATCCAGAAATCCAAA GAAGACAAGCAAAGGGCATTGCTGCAATTGCAGTGGAGAGTAATGAGTGACAACCCACAAGAGGACCAAGAAGTAAATTCGAAAAAG AATAATTCTGCTTTATCAACCAAGACTAGAAATTCTGATAGTGGCAGAAGAAGTCAGCTTGCTGTTGTTAGAGAGAAGAATGATGTTGAGGTG AGTTCTCCTTATGTACGAGCAACACAGGAACCAGTGTCAAATTTGTTGAAGAAAGTGGAAAAGGTGAACACTGGAAGCATGATGAGTATTCCTAAGCATAGTAGGAAG GTAACACACCATGAGTATGAAGTTGAAACATCTAATGGCAGGACAATAACAAAgcgaagaaaaacaaaaagtacAGTTATGTTTGGG GACCCAAGAAAACATAAGAGAGGAACACCAAGAATCAATAACCCCAGAGTGTCACGCAAG GGAACGAAAGGAGGGAATTCACATCCTTCCAACATAGGTGATCTGTTCACAGAAGGATCTCTGAATCCATATGCAGATGATCCTTATGCATTTGATTAG